The Acanthochromis polyacanthus isolate Apoly-LR-REF ecotype Palm Island chromosome 2, KAUST_Apoly_ChrSc, whole genome shotgun sequence genome contains a region encoding:
- the sv2ba gene encoding synaptic vesicle glycoprotein 2Ba, translating to MDDPYHNNVNQQMTEGGDYTYTQDGGGQDGYPYQTDYPPQDEDAASDATEGADDDDQMYEGEYQGVPHPDEIKEARRAARIEARRKARMATQQEEEEENLPEQYETIMEDCGHGRFQWMLFFVLGLALMADGVDGFVVGFVLPSAEKDMCISNADKGLLGLLVYVAMMVGALVWGGLSDKMGRRKCLVYVLTIDLIFSFLSCFAQGYGFFLFFRFCSGFGIGGSIPIVYTYFTEFLQMDKRGEHLSWLCMFWMLGGLYASFTAWGIIPHYGWGFAIGSEFQMHSWRLFILVCLFPALAALVGVVFMPESPRFLLENARHDEAWMILRQVHDTNWKAKGEPERVFTVTNIKTPQTQEDEFIEIQSDTGTAFQRWTVRHVTMLQQVMANVMSLSAPELRLQGLFLVIIWFCMAFSYHGLGVWFPDMIKYMQYEEYESKVRVFHRERVERFHFNFSLVNQIHREGEYVHDKFANIEIKSVKFENSLFENCYFEDVKSTNTFFENCTIKNTVFYNTDLWQEKFKNCRMENTTFLHPKKGCHLNFQEENDIVIYMVSFLGSLAVLPGNIISALFMDKIGRIRIIGGSMLASSACTFLLLLSFSQGAVICWQCLFYAVSVAAWNGLEVISVELYPSSKRGTAFGILNGICKFAAIIASFIFAAFIGITKIIPIFLAFAALVCGGLVALKLPETREKILS from the exons ATGGATGACCCTTACCACAACAATGTGAACCAGCAGATGACAGAAGGTGGAGATTACACCTACACCCAAGACGGAGGAGGTCAAGATGGTTACCCTTACCAAACAGACTACCCTCCACAAGATGAGGATGCCGCTAGTGATGCCACTGAAGGGGCAGATGATGATGATCAGATGTACGAGGGGGAGTACCAGGGCGTTCCCCACCCCGACGAGATCAAGGAGGCACGACGGGCAGCTCGGATAGAGGCCCGGAGAAAAGCCCGTATGGCTACccagcaggaagaggaggaagaaaacctGCCAGAGCAGTATGAGACCATCATGGAGGACTGTGGCCATGGACGCTTCCAATGGATGCTCTTCTTTGTACTGGGCCTGGCGCTTATGGCTGACGGTGTGGATGGCTTCGTGGTGGGCTTTGTTCTGCCCAGTGCTGAGAAGGATATGTGCATATCCAACGCTGACAAAGGATTGCTGG gtctGCTGGTGTATGTGGCCATGATGGTGGGTGCGTTGGTGTGGGGCGGCCTGTCTGATAAAATGGGGAGGAGGAAGTGTCTGGTCTACGTCCTGACCATCGACCTGATCTTCTCTTTCCTGTCCTGCTTCGCTCAGGGCTATggcttcttcctctttttcaggTTCTGCTCCGGATTCGG AATTGGCGGCTCCATCCCGATCGTGTACACCTACTTCACCGAGTTCCTACAGATGGACAAACGTGGAGAACATCTGAGCTGGCTCTGCATGTTCTGGATGCTGGGAGGCCTGTATGCCTCCTTCACTGCCTGGGGAATCATTCCTCACTATg GCTGGGGCTTCGCCATTGGTTCAGAATTCCAAATGCACAGTTGGAGACTGTTTATTCTGGTGTGTCTCTTCCCTGCACTGGCTGCACTCGTCGGAGTCGTCTTCATGCCGGAGAGCCCTCGTTTCCTTCTGGAG AATGCTCGACATGATGAGGCTTGGATGATCCTGCGACAAGTTCATGACACCAACTGGAAGGCCAAAGGGGAACCAGAGAGAGTCTTTACT GTGACCAACATTAAGACTCCACAAACTCAGGAAGATGAGTTCATAGAGATCCAGAGCGACACTGGAACTGCCTTCCAGCGTTGGACTGTCCGACACGTGACCATGCTGCAACAG GTGATGGCCAATGTGATGTCACTTTCAGCTCCAGAGCTCAGGCTACAGGGCCTCTTCCTGGTTATCATCTGGTTCTGCATGGCCTTCAG CTACCACGGGCTGGGAGTGTGGTTCCCTGATATGATCAAGTACATGCAGTATGAAGAGTATGAGTCCAAGGTTCGAGTGTTCCACAGAGAACGTGTAGAGCGCTTCCACTTTAACTTCTCCCTGGTCAACCAGATCCACCGTGAGGGAGAGTATGTCCATGACAA GTTTGCAAACATTGAGATTAAGTCTGTCAAGTTTGAGAATTCTCTGTTTGAGAACTGCTACTTTGAAGATGTCAAATCAACCAACACCTTCTTTGAGAATTGCACCATCAAAAACACTGTCTTCTATAACACAG ACCTCTGGCAGGAAAAGTTTAAAAACTGTCGAATGGAGAACACAACCTTCCTCCACCCAAAGAAAGGCTGTCATCTAAACTTCCAGGAGGAGAATGACATCGTCATCTACATGGTCAGCTTCCTAGGCAGTTTGGCTGTGTTGCCAGGCAACATCATCTCAGCCTTGTTCATGGACAAGATAGGAAGAATCCGAATAATAG GTGGTTCTATGCTGGCGTCATCAGCCTGCactttcctgctgctgttgagCTTCAGTCAAGGAGCTGTAATATGCTGGCAATGTCTCTTCTATGCCGTCAGTGTGGCAGCCTGGAATGGACTAGAAGTCATTTCTGTGGAACTCTATCCCTCCTCTAAAAG AGGGACAGCGTTCGGTATCCTGAATGGAATCTGTAAGTTCGCAGCCATCATTGCCAGCTTCATCTTTGCAGCCTTCATCGGCATCACTAAAATCATCCCCATCTTCCTGGCCTTCGCCGCCCTCGTTTGCGGAGGTCTGGTGGCCCTCAAGCTGCCTGAAACCCGGGAGAAAATCCTTTCTTGA